One genomic segment of Ferrimonas sp. YFM includes these proteins:
- the aceB gene encoding malate synthase A, which yields MSQVTELAQGLKVIGPHKPEYDTILSEDALAFLADLAGRFAPGVKQLLAGREARQAMVDAGQLPDFLPETKDIRDGDWKILGIPEDLRDRRVEITGPVERKMVINALNARVKVFMADFEDSLAPAWDKVIEGQQNLKDAVEGTIEYTNPANGKHYQLDENPAVLIARVRGLHLKENHVLFNGETIPGALMDFALYFYHNYRTLLKKGSGPYFYIPKLQSHLEARWWAQVFAYTEEKFCLQPGTIKVTCLIETLPAVFEMDEILYELRNNIVGLNCGRWDYIFSYIKTLRSYPDRVLPDRQQVTMDKPFLSAYSRLLIKTCHKRGALAMGGMAAFIPAKDPAKQEQVLAKVNQDKELEARNGHDGTWVAHPGLADTAMAVFNDHIGPDMDNQLHITRDVDAPITARELLMPCEGEATEAGMRANIRIAVQYIEAWITGNGCVPIYGLMEDAATAEISRSSIWQWIKHGKHLSNGQLVTADLFRSMLKEELKVVRDELGDERFNGGAFDRAAELFEQLTTADELAEFLTLSGYQILTQETVS from the coding sequence ATGAGCCAGGTTACGGAGTTAGCGCAGGGGTTAAAGGTTATCGGTCCTCACAAGCCGGAATACGACACGATCCTTAGTGAGGATGCACTGGCGTTTCTGGCGGATCTGGCTGGGCGGTTTGCGCCCGGCGTCAAGCAGCTGCTGGCGGGACGAGAGGCGCGCCAGGCGATGGTGGATGCGGGCCAGTTGCCTGACTTCCTGCCCGAGACCAAGGACATTCGTGACGGTGACTGGAAGATCCTGGGGATCCCAGAGGATCTGCGGGATCGCCGTGTCGAGATCACCGGCCCGGTTGAGCGCAAGATGGTGATCAACGCCCTAAACGCCCGGGTGAAGGTGTTTATGGCCGACTTCGAAGACTCTCTGGCCCCCGCCTGGGATAAGGTGATCGAAGGTCAGCAGAACCTCAAAGATGCGGTGGAAGGCACCATCGAGTACACCAACCCTGCCAACGGCAAACACTACCAGCTGGATGAGAATCCTGCGGTGCTGATAGCCCGGGTCCGTGGCCTGCACCTGAAGGAGAACCATGTGCTGTTCAATGGGGAGACCATTCCCGGTGCCCTGATGGATTTCGCCCTCTACTTCTACCACAACTACCGTACCCTGCTGAAGAAGGGTTCCGGTCCCTACTTCTACATCCCCAAGCTGCAGAGCCATCTGGAAGCGCGCTGGTGGGCTCAGGTGTTTGCCTACACCGAAGAGAAGTTCTGCCTGCAGCCGGGCACCATCAAGGTGACCTGCCTGATTGAGACCCTGCCTGCAGTGTTCGAAATGGATGAGATCCTCTACGAGCTGCGCAACAACATCGTCGGACTGAACTGCGGTCGCTGGGATTACATCTTCAGCTACATCAAGACACTGCGCAGCTACCCGGATCGGGTTCTGCCAGACCGTCAGCAGGTGACCATGGACAAGCCCTTCCTGTCCGCCTATTCCCGACTGCTGATCAAGACTTGCCACAAGCGCGGCGCCCTGGCCATGGGCGGCATGGCGGCCTTCATTCCCGCCAAGGACCCTGCCAAGCAGGAGCAGGTGCTGGCCAAGGTGAACCAGGACAAGGAGCTGGAGGCCCGCAACGGCCACGACGGCACCTGGGTGGCACACCCCGGCCTGGCGGACACCGCCATGGCGGTGTTCAACGACCACATTGGTCCGGACATGGACAACCAGCTGCACATCACCCGGGATGTGGATGCGCCCATCACCGCCCGTGAGCTGCTGATGCCCTGCGAAGGGGAAGCCACCGAGGCGGGCATGCGTGCCAACATCCGCATCGCGGTGCAGTACATCGAGGCCTGGATCACCGGCAACGGCTGCGTACCCATCTATGGCTTGATGGAAGACGCCGCCACCGCCGAGATCTCCCGCTCCTCCATCTGGCAGTGGATCAAGCACGGCAAGCACCTGAGCAATGGCCAGCTGGTGACCGCCGATCTGTTCCGCTCCATGCTGAAAGAGGAGCTCAAGGTGGTGCGAGACGAACTGGGGGATGAGCGCTTCAACGGCGGCGCCTTCGACCGGGCTGCCGAACTGTTCGAGCAGCTGACCACAGCCGATGAGCTGGCAGAGTTCCTGACCCTGTCCGGCTACCAGATTTTGACCCAAGAGACGGTTTCTTAA
- a CDS encoding isocitrate lyase, which yields MSTYKSDIDNAATLIGSQGSAWNAINPEYAARMKAQNKFKTGLDIARYTAKIMRADMERYDNDPSQYTQSLGCWHGFIGQQKMISIKKHFNNTDRRYLYLSGWMVAALRSDFGPLPDQSMHEKTSVAGLIEELYTFLRQADARELGGLFRALDAAREAGDSAKEAEIQSQIDNHQTHIVPIVADIDAGFGNEEATYLLAKKMIEAGACCIQIENQVSDEKQCGHQDGKVTVPHEDFLAKIRAVRYAFLELGVDDGVIVARTDSLGAGLTKQIAITEEPGDLGDQYNSFLDGEYIDSADDIANGDLVIKANGKLLKPKRLRSNLFQFRKGTGEDRVVLDCITSLQNGADLLWIETEKPHVGQIAAMVNRIREVVPNAKLVYNNSPSFNWTLNFRQQVFDAWSEAGKDVSAFDRANLMSEEYDATELAQEADAKIRTFQADAAREAGIFHHLITLPTYHTAALSTDNLAKEYFGEQGMLGYVKNVQRQEIRQGIACVKHQNMAGSDMGDDHKEYFSGDAALKAAGKDNTMNQFG from the coding sequence ATGTCCACCTACAAGTCAGACATCGACAACGCAGCCACTTTGATTGGGTCTCAAGGCAGTGCCTGGAATGCCATCAATCCGGAGTACGCCGCCCGGATGAAGGCGCAGAACAAATTCAAGACCGGACTGGATATCGCCCGCTACACCGCCAAGATCATGCGGGCCGACATGGAGCGTTACGACAACGATCCCTCCCAGTACACCCAGTCCCTGGGGTGCTGGCACGGCTTCATCGGTCAGCAGAAGATGATCTCCATTAAGAAGCACTTCAACAACACGGATCGTCGCTACCTGTACCTGTCCGGTTGGATGGTGGCGGCCCTGCGCTCCGACTTTGGTCCTCTGCCGGATCAGTCCATGCATGAGAAGACCTCGGTGGCTGGCCTGATTGAGGAGCTGTACACCTTCCTGCGCCAGGCCGATGCCCGTGAGCTGGGTGGCCTGTTCCGTGCCCTGGATGCGGCCCGTGAGGCCGGCGACAGCGCCAAGGAAGCGGAGATCCAGAGCCAGATCGACAACCATCAGACCCACATCGTGCCTATCGTGGCAGACATCGATGCCGGTTTCGGTAACGAGGAAGCCACCTATCTGCTGGCGAAGAAGATGATTGAGGCCGGTGCCTGCTGCATTCAGATTGAAAACCAGGTGTCCGATGAGAAGCAGTGTGGCCACCAGGATGGCAAGGTGACCGTGCCCCACGAAGATTTCCTGGCCAAGATCCGCGCCGTCCGTTACGCCTTCCTGGAGCTGGGGGTGGATGACGGTGTTATCGTTGCCCGTACCGACTCCCTGGGCGCCGGCTTGACCAAGCAGATCGCCATCACCGAAGAGCCCGGTGATCTGGGTGACCAGTACAACAGCTTCCTGGACGGTGAGTACATCGACAGTGCCGATGACATCGCCAACGGTGACCTGGTGATCAAGGCCAACGGCAAGCTGCTCAAGCCCAAGCGTCTGCGTTCCAACCTGTTCCAGTTCCGTAAGGGCACTGGCGAGGACCGTGTGGTACTGGACTGCATCACTTCACTGCAGAACGGCGCCGACCTGCTGTGGATTGAGACCGAGAAACCTCACGTAGGCCAGATTGCCGCCATGGTGAACCGCATCCGTGAAGTGGTGCCCAACGCCAAGCTGGTCTACAACAACAGCCCCTCCTTCAACTGGACCCTGAACTTCCGCCAGCAGGTGTTCGATGCCTGGAGCGAAGCGGGTAAGGATGTGTCTGCCTTTGACCGTGCCAACCTGATGAGCGAAGAGTACGACGCCACCGAACTGGCTCAGGAAGCGGATGCCAAGATTCGCACCTTCCAGGCGGATGCCGCCCGTGAAGCGGGGATCTTCCACCACCTGATCACCCTGCCCACCTACCACACCGCGGCCCTGTCCACCGACAATCTGGCCAAGGAGTACTTCGGTGAGCAAGGGATGCTGGGTTACGTGAAGAACGTCCAGCGTCAGGAGATTCGCCAGGGCATCGCCTGCGTGAAGCACCAGAACATGGCCGGCTCCGACATGGGCGACGATCACAAGGAGTACTTCTCCGGTGACGCGGCCCTGAAGGCAGCGGGTAAAGACAACACCATGAACCAGTTCGGTTAA
- a CDS encoding TetR/AcrR family transcriptional regulator: protein MQAGQRQKNRTVTRLINAFTGLIGQRHYHELGVAEIAEAADVGRSTFYRHFKSKADLLVGLHRSIFLDLFADLQSSEQWLADTPPPSLQRFLEQYQSRHSLRRAVAYRLGTDTGYVSRHTRELLTTLVEENLGHCFADKALTLPLPLLAHSIAGSYAWMLTQWLSGKQNYSNDEMALHIHQLSRSAITAALKGDNGG, encoded by the coding sequence ATGCAAGCAGGCCAGCGCCAGAAGAACCGTACCGTTACCCGGCTGATCAACGCCTTCACCGGGCTGATTGGCCAGCGCCACTATCACGAGCTGGGGGTCGCCGAGATCGCCGAGGCGGCGGACGTGGGGCGCAGCACCTTCTACCGCCACTTCAAGAGCAAGGCGGATCTGCTGGTGGGTCTGCATCGCAGCATCTTCCTGGATCTGTTTGCGGACCTTCAGAGCAGCGAACAGTGGCTGGCGGACACCCCGCCCCCGTCACTGCAGCGCTTCCTGGAGCAGTATCAGAGCCGTCATAGTCTGCGCCGGGCGGTGGCCTACCGGCTGGGCACGGATACCGGGTACGTCTCCCGACACACCCGCGAGCTGCTCACCACCTTGGTGGAGGAGAACCTCGGCCACTGCTTCGCCGACAAGGCGCTGACCCTGCCCCTGCCGCTGCTGGCCCACTCCATCGCCGGCTCCTACGCCTGGATGCTGACCCAGTGGCTCTCGGGAAAACAGAACTACAGCAACGACGAGATGGCCCTGCACATTCACCAGCTGAGCCGCTCCGCCATAACGGCGGCGCTAAAGGGTGACAACGGAGGCTAA
- a CDS encoding 4Fe-4S binding protein yields the protein MTITELLSLALFAALGAWLLLSRWPKMGWLPAATLALTAWVLSLAPLVWGAFLLLAALMVLTSALVTLPPPALKRVDQWRGYAQAACALSFGAIAVQYALHVMQLWDGIPWIARPDLVDGFLPIAAGIQLQAWLAEGYWDGHHPAGVILLLLTMLVSLGVKRAFCGWICPLGWVGERLYQFRLKFWPAKLTPPAWLDWPLRSLKYILLGGIVAIVLSLGGKGSIGFLNGQYHQAADLKMWYLFASPTLITVLCVALVVAVMALRRGALCRYLCPYGAWLAIGGLLSPFKVRRNPQRCLKEAKGMACDKCTRACPAGIPVDRRGTVHSDECNSCQRCVSACPVKGAVTVSLPGHRLPLSPLALVLWLMLVMLVLPFLLHGADLWQSSTDPEIRSLLLNNLGFLGH from the coding sequence GTGACCATTACCGAACTCCTCTCCCTGGCTCTGTTTGCCGCCCTGGGCGCCTGGCTGCTGCTGAGCCGCTGGCCCAAGATGGGCTGGCTTCCCGCCGCCACCCTGGCGCTGACCGCCTGGGTTCTCTCCCTGGCGCCCCTGGTGTGGGGGGCTTTCCTGCTGCTGGCCGCATTGATGGTGCTGACCTCGGCCCTGGTGACCCTGCCCCCTCCGGCACTCAAAAGGGTGGACCAGTGGCGAGGCTATGCTCAGGCCGCCTGTGCCCTCTCCTTTGGCGCCATCGCCGTTCAGTATGCCCTGCACGTGATGCAGCTGTGGGACGGCATCCCCTGGATCGCCCGTCCGGATCTGGTGGACGGCTTTCTGCCCATCGCCGCCGGAATTCAGTTGCAGGCCTGGCTGGCGGAAGGCTACTGGGACGGCCACCACCCTGCCGGGGTGATCCTGCTGCTGCTGACCATGCTGGTGAGCCTTGGGGTAAAGCGTGCCTTCTGCGGCTGGATCTGCCCCCTGGGGTGGGTCGGGGAGCGACTCTACCAGTTCCGTCTGAAGTTCTGGCCCGCCAAACTGACGCCCCCCGCCTGGCTGGACTGGCCGCTGCGCTCGCTGAAGTACATCCTGCTGGGGGGCATCGTTGCCATCGTCCTCAGCCTGGGGGGCAAGGGATCCATTGGTTTCCTCAATGGTCAGTACCACCAGGCGGCGGATCTGAAGATGTGGTACCTGTTTGCCAGCCCCACTCTGATAACCGTCCTGTGTGTGGCATTGGTGGTGGCCGTGATGGCCCTGCGCCGGGGTGCCCTGTGCCGCTATCTGTGTCCCTACGGCGCCTGGCTGGCCATCGGTGGTTTGCTGAGCCCCTTCAAGGTGCGTCGCAACCCACAGCGGTGCCTTAAGGAGGCCAAGGGGATGGCCTGTGACAAGTGCACCCGAGCCTGTCCGGCAGGGATTCCGGTGGACAGACGGGGTACGGTGCACAGCGATGAGTGCAACAGCTGCCAGCGCTGTGTCAGCGCCTGTCCGGTGAAAGGAGCGGTGACCGTCAGCCTGCCTGGCCATCGGCTGCCCCTGTCGCCCCTGGCCCTGGTGCTGTGGCTGATGTTGGTGATGCTGGTGTTGCCCTTCCTGCTCCATGGTGCGGACCTGTGGCAGAGCAGCACCGACCCCGAGATTCGCAGTCTGCTGCTGAACAACCTGGGCTTCCTGGGGCATTAG